The Hugenholtzia roseola DSM 9546 genome contains a region encoding:
- a CDS encoding YqjF family protein, whose translation MSFLKAQWRKLLMANYAVEPQLLMPYLPHGCELDLWHGTCYVSLVGFMFQDTRLLGIKIPFHVNFEEVNLRFYVKCPDTSQKGAYKRGVVFIKEIVPKPALTWVANTLYKEHYQTLPMRHFWRETQEKKGDSPKPILEVGYEWKNQKAAQWQTFQAKALHTAQPLEVGSEAEFITEHYWDYTYLSATKTSEYEVRHPRWAVYPILSYHIAVDFGATYGQNFSFLTESEPKSVFLAEGSEISVEMFEKA comes from the coding sequence ATGTCTTTTTTGAAAGCCCAATGGCGCAAACTTTTGATGGCAAACTATGCAGTAGAGCCGCAGCTTTTAATGCCTTACCTGCCACATGGCTGTGAATTAGACCTATGGCATGGCACTTGTTATGTGAGTTTGGTAGGTTTTATGTTTCAGGACACGAGGCTTTTGGGTATCAAAATCCCCTTTCACGTCAATTTTGAGGAGGTAAATTTGCGCTTTTATGTCAAATGTCCCGATACAAGCCAAAAGGGAGCTTACAAGCGTGGTGTTGTCTTTATCAAAGAAATTGTGCCTAAACCTGCCCTTACTTGGGTAGCGAACACGCTTTACAAGGAGCATTATCAGACCCTCCCTATGCGTCATTTTTGGCGAGAAACACAAGAAAAAAAGGGCGATAGCCCCAAACCTATTTTAGAGGTAGGCTATGAATGGAAGAATCAGAAAGCGGCGCAGTGGCAAACATTTCAAGCCAAAGCCCTTCATACCGCACAGCCTTTGGAAGTGGGCAGTGAAGCCGAATTTATTACCGAACACTATTGGGACTATACTTATCTTTCTGCCACAAAAACCTCTGAATATGAGGTACGACACCCGCGTTGGGCTGTATATCCCATTCTAAGCTACCACATAGCGGTAGATTTTGGGGCTACTTATGGTCAGAATTTTAGCTTCCTAACGGAAAGCGAACCCAAATCCGTATTTTTAGCCGAAGGCTCGGAAATTTCGGTGGAAATGTTTGAAAAGGCATAG
- a CDS encoding DUF4296 domain-containing protein: MSAFLLSRPLRVLRRVMIASTLALLLFACEADRPTRPDWLLKPQQFISITADLMIAESAANQRYEQDESRYTRFLKFRQNIFRHHQIDSTIYRLNYDHYTAETRRAENVFVYLVDTLEARAAANKLMSFE; this comes from the coding sequence ATGTCTGCTTTTTTGCTCTCTCGCCCTTTGAGGGTGCTGCGTAGGGTGATGATAGCTTCCACTCTCGCCTTGCTTCTCTTCGCCTGTGAAGCCGACCGCCCCACTCGCCCCGATTGGCTTTTAAAACCCCAGCAATTTATTAGCATTACAGCCGATTTGATGATTGCAGAATCGGCAGCGAACCAACGCTATGAGCAGGACGAAAGCCGTTATACGCGCTTTCTGAAATTTCGCCAAAATATTTTTCGCCATCATCAAATAGATTCTACCATTTACCGCCTCAACTACGACCATTACACCGCCGAAACACGTCGCGCCGAAAATGTGTTTGTCTATTTAGTGGATACACTTGAAGCACGCGCCGCCGCCAACAAATTGATGTCTTTTGAGTAG
- the lnt gene encoding apolipoprotein N-acyltransferase, whose amino-acid sequence MPTHLFLAFLEKQSQQPSYRLFLALSSGILLSLGWYAPFQILLFIGLVPLLLLAQDFGLQKKGSWRFFLYVWLAFSVWNVGTIWWLWNALGVGVIGVWLINALLQSLPVVLFHQTHRYSKALHGAAFFSYWLSFEYLHLNWELSFPWLNLGNAFGFLPSWVQFYEYTGAFGGTLWVLAVNYLIFKWLEKKQTAQVPASSYPLAAIVVLILPLLFSQILFYTYEENTEKGFEVVAVQPNLDCYEEKFPYNPATGEPSKNYVSYSEQIDRFIELAQKNSSPQTRYLLFPETALHENVPENAVFQYPEPRRFFKALNQSNPNAYILTGIDTYKFYQKGESLSNTARKSRQDDFYYDSYNAALYITPNGNADFYHKSKLVTGAEKNPLKRWLPQDWKFFVDIMGDLGISQERAVFCADNTTKNCLAPIICYESIYGDFCTEYVQKGATWLAVITNDGWWGNTSGHVQHLGFSALRAIELRRSVARSANTGISCFINQRGEISQATQYGETAAIRGTINPNDTITFFAANGDYLARVSVFLAFFFMISALVKKWRT is encoded by the coding sequence ATGCCTACCCACTTGTTTTTAGCCTTTTTAGAAAAACAGTCGCAACAGCCCTCTTATCGGCTCTTTTTAGCGTTGAGCAGTGGAATTTTACTTAGCCTTGGCTGGTACGCGCCTTTTCAAATCCTACTTTTTATTGGTTTAGTCCCCCTCTTGCTTTTGGCGCAAGATTTTGGGCTGCAAAAAAAAGGCAGTTGGCGTTTTTTTCTCTACGTGTGGCTCGCTTTTTCAGTGTGGAATGTCGGCACAATTTGGTGGCTTTGGAATGCTTTGGGCGTGGGGGTGATAGGCGTGTGGCTTATCAACGCCCTACTTCAATCGCTACCTGTGGTCTTATTTCACCAAACACACCGTTATAGCAAAGCCCTGCATGGCGCGGCATTTTTTAGCTACTGGCTTAGTTTCGAATACCTACACCTTAATTGGGAACTTTCCTTTCCTTGGCTCAATTTAGGCAATGCTTTTGGCTTTTTACCCTCGTGGGTGCAATTCTACGAATACACAGGTGCTTTTGGAGGTACGCTTTGGGTATTAGCCGTCAATTATCTGATTTTCAAATGGTTAGAAAAAAAGCAAACCGCCCAAGTTCCTGCTTCTTCCTATCCGCTTGCAGCGATTGTAGTTTTGATATTGCCTCTTTTGTTTTCACAAATTTTATTTTATACCTACGAAGAAAATACCGAAAAGGGTTTTGAAGTAGTGGCGGTTCAGCCTAATTTAGACTGTTATGAAGAAAAATTTCCTTACAATCCTGCCACTGGTGAGCCTTCAAAAAACTACGTATCTTATTCCGAACAGATAGACCGTTTTATAGAATTGGCGCAAAAAAATAGCAGTCCCCAAACGCGCTACCTACTTTTTCCCGAAACTGCCCTACATGAAAATGTGCCTGAAAATGCGGTCTTTCAATATCCAGAGCCGCGCCGTTTTTTCAAAGCCCTCAATCAAAGCAACCCCAACGCCTATATCCTGACAGGTATCGATACGTACAAATTCTACCAAAAAGGCGAATCCCTAAGCAACACAGCGCGAAAATCAAGGCAGGACGATTTTTATTACGATTCCTATAATGCCGCTCTTTATATCACGCCAAACGGAAATGCCGATTTTTATCACAAGTCTAAACTGGTTACGGGAGCAGAAAAAAATCCCCTCAAAAGGTGGCTACCGCAAGATTGGAAGTTTTTTGTAGATATAATGGGCGATTTAGGTATTTCGCAGGAGCGTGCCGTCTTTTGTGCCGATAACACGACAAAAAACTGTCTTGCTCCTATTATCTGTTACGAATCTATTTATGGCGATTTTTGTACCGAATACGTGCAAAAAGGGGCAACTTGGTTGGCAGTTATCACCAACGACGGCTGGTGGGGCAATACTTCGGGACACGTGCAGCACTTGGGCTTCTCTGCCTTGCGTGCGATAGAATTGCGCCGCAGCGTCGCGCGTTCAGCCAATACGGGTATTTCCTGCTTTATCAACCAAAGAGGCGAAATTTCGCAAGCCACCCAATACGGCGAAACCGCAGCCATACGCGGCACTATCAATCCCAACGATACGATAACTTTCTTTGCTGCTAATGGCGATTATCTGGCGCGTGTGTCCGTTTTCTTGGCGTTCTTTTTTATGATTTCGGCACTTGTCAAGAAATGGCGCACCTAA
- a CDS encoding NAD(P)-dependent oxidoreductase, with protein sequence MPFKILIIDVLHHSFEELFAAPDLDLQIDYKPYLSPAEAENMLKMYDGLVLRSKLKLTERVLQKAPQLRLIARAGAGLDEIDLSYLAARNIKLLHAPEGNRDAVAEHTIGLMLALLHKIVAADKQVRQYLWQREANRGIELGSQTVGIIGYGNMGQTLARKLSGFGTKVLAFDKNEAAFTSQSLQWAQAVDFPTLQAKADIVSLHFPLDERNKNSVNAAYLAGFRKPIFLINTARGEILNTQALLNALELGKVAGAALDVLENEQLERLTPAQKKSYQALFERPDVILTPHVAGWTHQSYRRINEVLALKIKAYLKEEKEKRS encoded by the coding sequence ATGCCTTTCAAAATCCTTATCATCGATGTCTTGCATCATTCCTTTGAAGAACTTTTTGCTGCCCCCGATTTGGATTTGCAGATAGATTACAAGCCGTATCTAAGCCCTGCCGAAGCCGAAAATATGCTTAAAATGTATGATGGTTTGGTCTTGCGTAGCAAACTCAAACTGACGGAAAGAGTGCTTCAAAAAGCACCTCAATTGCGCCTCATTGCACGTGCAGGGGCAGGTCTGGACGAAATAGACCTCTCTTATTTGGCTGCTCGCAACATCAAACTCTTGCACGCGCCAGAGGGAAATCGTGATGCCGTCGCCGAACATACCATTGGTCTGATGCTTGCCCTTTTGCACAAAATTGTGGCGGCAGATAAGCAGGTGCGCCAATACCTTTGGCAGAGAGAGGCAAATCGTGGTATCGAGTTGGGTAGTCAAACGGTGGGCATTATCGGCTATGGAAACATGGGACAGACCTTAGCCCGTAAGTTGAGCGGTTTTGGTACAAAGGTGCTTGCCTTTGATAAAAACGAGGCTGCCTTTACTTCTCAAAGCCTACAATGGGCGCAGGCAGTAGATTTTCCTACCCTACAAGCGAAGGCGGACATCGTAAGCCTGCATTTTCCGCTTGATGAGCGAAACAAAAATAGCGTCAATGCCGCTTATTTGGCAGGATTTAGAAAGCCCATCTTTCTTATCAACACAGCAAGAGGGGAAATTTTGAATACGCAGGCACTTCTCAATGCCTTAGAACTTGGAAAAGTAGCAGGGGCTGCCTTAGATGTTTTAGAGAATGAACAGTTGGAACGCCTCACACCTGCACAAAAGAAAAGCTACCAAGCCCTTTTCGAACGCCCCGACGTAATTCTAACTCCACACGTAGCAGGCTGGACGCACCAATCCTATCGCCGTATCAATGAAGTGCTGGCTCTCAAAATCAAGGCGTACCTCAAAGAGGAAAAAGAAAAACGCTCCTAA
- a CDS encoding cell division protein FtsX, giving the protein MLNRSLAQKRIGSYPYLSVLINISLALTITGILVLLWLYAQAFSTKTQENIEVELYLRRDISSKERLSIQQSLAQKNFIAQDAKGKARIRFVSKEEAAKLLTQEVGKDFVQIIGQNPLPDVFYINLKQEYYQKSRIEPIKAELEAIEGVIEVGYKERYVLEIQRNLRIISLIFICFAVAYFVAAIVLINNAIRLALFSQRFLIRSMQLVGATADFIKRPFVIRAFWQGLISAAIATTLVVLLMQIVFVWIADLEVLHQSYYYLYVFLVLLLVGISVNVASAYWVCGKYLKMSLDDLY; this is encoded by the coding sequence ATGCTCAACCGTTCTCTTGCCCAAAAACGTATCGGCAGCTACCCCTATCTTAGCGTACTTATCAATATCAGCCTTGCACTAACCATTACGGGCATTTTGGTCTTGCTTTGGCTCTACGCCCAAGCCTTTTCTACCAAAACCCAAGAAAACATAGAAGTAGAACTCTACCTACGACGCGATATTAGCTCGAAAGAACGGCTTTCTATCCAACAAAGTTTGGCGCAAAAAAACTTTATCGCACAAGACGCAAAAGGAAAAGCGCGGATTCGTTTTGTTTCCAAAGAAGAAGCCGCCAAACTCCTGACGCAAGAAGTAGGAAAGGATTTTGTTCAGATTATCGGACAAAACCCCCTGCCCGACGTTTTTTATATCAATTTGAAACAGGAATATTACCAAAAATCGCGCATAGAGCCTATCAAAGCCGAGTTGGAAGCCATCGAAGGCGTGATAGAAGTAGGCTACAAAGAGCGGTATGTGCTTGAAATTCAGCGAAATTTGCGCATCATCAGCCTTATTTTTATCTGTTTTGCTGTGGCATATTTTGTGGCTGCCATCGTGCTTATCAATAACGCCATTCGCTTGGCTCTCTTTTCGCAACGCTTTCTAATACGCAGCATGCAATTAGTGGGCGCAACTGCCGATTTTATCAAAAGACCCTTTGTGATACGCGCCTTTTGGCAGGGACTTATCAGTGCCGCCATTGCCACAACGCTGGTAGTGCTGCTTATGCAAATTGTTTTTGTGTGGATAGCCGATTTGGAGGTGCTGCACCAAAGTTATTACTATTTGTATGTCTTTTTGGTCTTGCTTTTGGTCGGAATTAGCGTCAATGTGGCGAGTGCCTATTGGGTCTGTGGCAAATATTTGAAGATGTCCTTAGACGATTTGTATTAA
- a CDS encoding YraN family protein, whose protein sequence is MPKSKANTQSLGKEGEARALSFLLEKGYKLVAQNFRAGRGEIDLIVCKGEILAFVEVKQRKNDDFGNPEAFVSAKQVDKILQTAETFLEQNPWQGAIRFDILAILTEKNELLHLEDAF, encoded by the coding sequence ATGCCAAAATCAAAAGCGAATACGCAATCTTTGGGCAAAGAAGGCGAGGCGCGTGCCTTGTCGTTTTTGTTGGAAAAAGGCTATAAATTGGTTGCGCAAAACTTTCGCGCTGGGCGCGGCGAAATAGATTTGATAGTTTGCAAGGGCGAAATCTTAGCTTTTGTGGAAGTGAAGCAGCGCAAAAATGACGACTTCGGCAATCCAGAAGCCTTTGTCAGTGCCAAACAAGTGGACAAAATCCTACAAACCGCCGAAACTTTCCTCGAACAAAACCCTTGGCAGGGGGCTATCCGCTTCGACATCTTAGCCATTCTAACCGAAAAAAACGAACTCCTGCATCTTGAAGATGCTTTCTAA
- a CDS encoding 1-acyl-sn-glycerol-3-phosphate acyltransferase yields the protein MFVAFCRLIFRLRGWKTAGLIPVPDAAKRCVMIAVPHTTNWDAIYTIACFDMMGIKWRFTIKKEWLKPPFGGILKSLGAIGIDRSPRKEGEQRPSTVEAMARLFEEHEQLCIVVTPEGTRSVVKEWKMGFYHVAKMAGVPIALGYMDYARKEAGLGKIIYPSDDIAADMRQIMDFYKTITPKFPENFSLDVRYKGE from the coding sequence ATGTTCGTTGCCTTTTGTCGTCTAATATTTCGTTTGCGCGGTTGGAAAACTGCGGGACTTATTCCTGTACCTGATGCCGCCAAGCGTTGTGTCATGATTGCCGTTCCACATACTACAAATTGGGACGCAATTTATACCATTGCTTGTTTTGATATGATGGGAATTAAATGGCGTTTTACCATCAAAAAAGAATGGCTCAAGCCGCCTTTCGGTGGGATTCTCAAATCTTTGGGTGCTATCGGCATAGATAGAAGTCCGCGCAAAGAAGGCGAACAACGCCCCTCTACGGTCGAGGCAATGGCGCGTCTTTTTGAAGAACACGAGCAACTCTGTATCGTCGTTACGCCCGAAGGCACGCGCTCGGTGGTAAAGGAATGGAAGATGGGATTTTATCATGTCGCGAAAATGGCAGGCGTGCCGATTGCCTTAGGCTACATGGACTACGCGCGAAAGGAGGCAGGATTGGGTAAAATTATCTACCCTTCTGATGACATAGCGGCTGATATGCGCCAGATTATGGATTTTTACAAGACCATCACGCCCAAATTTCCCGAAAATTTTAGCCTCGATGTGCGCTACAAAGGAGAGTAA
- a CDS encoding outer membrane beta-barrel protein, with the protein MTTFLPQAFSTRKKFKKITIWLFWIIYTSSFFFSLSLRAQRLSWGLVGGLTYSKVANLDNKRKLSAASGTFLMYQFKDNWAIQQELRYLSAGAKMGFQGTRFTFRADYIESVTALHYLFFGQYFRWQAQTGLGVGYNTWATFDKEFDARPFVFRWDYHLMLGVGFRRTFGAWQWLQVNLRHRFGRRSVFNNAAFRVPHSIFSLDVAYSLPLLTSRRGWR; encoded by the coding sequence ATGACCACTTTTTTACCGCAGGCTTTTTCTACACGCAAAAAGTTCAAAAAAATAACAATTTGGCTTTTTTGGATAATCTATACAAGCAGTTTTTTTTTCAGCCTCTCGCTTCGGGCGCAAAGGCTCTCTTGGGGGCTTGTCGGAGGGCTGACTTATAGCAAGGTTGCCAATTTAGACAATAAGCGCAAACTTTCTGCCGCTTCGGGGACTTTTCTGATGTACCAATTCAAAGACAACTGGGCGATTCAGCAGGAACTGCGCTATCTTTCCGCAGGGGCAAAGATGGGCTTTCAAGGCACACGCTTCACCTTTCGTGCCGACTACATCGAGAGCGTTACTGCCCTGCACTACCTCTTTTTTGGACAATATTTTCGGTGGCAGGCGCAAACGGGTTTGGGCGTAGGCTACAATACTTGGGCTACTTTTGATAAAGAATTTGACGCACGCCCTTTTGTTTTTCGCTGGGATTATCACCTGATGCTGGGTGTGGGCTTTCGGCGTACTTTCGGGGCTTGGCAGTGGCTACAGGTCAATCTCCGTCACCGTTTTGGCAGGCGGTCGGTTTTCAATAATGCCGCTTTTCGCGTGCCTCACTCTATTTTTTCGCTTGATGTAGCTTATTCTCTGCCTTTGCTCACGAGCAGGCGCGGTTGGCGATAA
- a CDS encoding heme exporter protein CcmB yields the protein MLVQILTLIRKEFLLEYRQKSALSGVLLYLSSTIFVCYLSFSMGKNALHPITWNALLWIILLFISANAIGKSFLQEREGRLMYFYTLFRPEVLILAKMLYNAVLMFGIGGLGFLMYALVLGNPIADMGLFVLILALGAIGLGFSLTFIASIAAQAQNSATLMAVLGFPITLPLLLLLIRLSKNALDGLAWSVSYDKLLMVGLIDLLCLALGYLLFPYIWRS from the coding sequence ATGCTGGTACAAATCCTGACTCTTATCCGCAAGGAGTTTCTGTTGGAATATCGCCAAAAATCGGCGTTGAGTGGTGTCTTGCTCTATTTGAGTTCGACTATCTTTGTCTGCTACCTTAGTTTTAGTATGGGAAAAAATGCCCTGCACCCAATTACTTGGAACGCCCTTCTGTGGATAATCCTGCTTTTTATTTCTGCCAATGCGATTGGAAAAAGTTTTTTGCAGGAGCGCGAAGGCAGGCTGATGTACTTCTACACACTCTTTCGTCCAGAGGTTCTGATTTTGGCAAAAATGCTCTACAATGCCGTCCTGATGTTTGGTATTGGCGGCTTAGGCTTTCTGATGTACGCCTTAGTGTTGGGCAATCCGATTGCAGATATGGGTCTTTTCGTATTGATTTTGGCATTAGGCGCAATAGGCTTGGGCTTTTCCCTAACTTTTATCGCCTCCATTGCGGCACAGGCACAAAATAGTGCTACCTTGATGGCAGTTTTGGGTTTTCCCATTACCCTGCCGCTGCTACTGCTACTGATTCGCCTTTCCAAAAATGCGTTAGATGGCTTGGCATGGTCGGTTAGTTATGATAAACTCCTGATGGTCGGCTTGATAGACCTGCTTTGTTTGGCGTTGGGCTATCTTCTTTTTCCCTACATCTGGCGCAGTTAG
- a CDS encoding sodium-translocating pyrophosphatase, translating to MENIIYLVPLFGVVALLYTALQSAWVSKQAAGDERMTTIARYIAEGAMAFLKAEYKVLAGFVALASVGLFYLGYTGENSHPLVVASFVIGAVFSALAGFIGMRIATKANVRTAEAAKTSLSQALKVSFTGGAVMGMGVAGLAVLGVGSLFIVFYWLFVKSTGAAVTGLEMERALEVLTGFSLGAESIALFARVGGGIYTKAADVGADLVGKVEAGIPEDDPRNPATIADNVGDNVGDVAGMGADLFGSYVATILAAMVLGSEMKVIDEFNGLSPILLPMMVAGVGAIFSMVGMLFVRVKEGGNVQGALNIGNWASIVLTAVAAYFLIMWMLPPNLQLRGYDFTNLGVFWAVFIGLIVGALMSLITEYYCSMGKAPVNSIIQQSSTGAATNIIAGLAVGMKSTTMPIIVLAAGIVGAYSVAGLYGVAMAAAGMMATTGMQLAIDAFGPIADNAGGIAEMSHLPKEVRERTDILDAAGNTTAAIGKGFAIASAALTSLALFAAFVGLAGISAIDIYKAPVLAGLLVGAMIPFIFSALAISAVGKAAMDMVKEVRRQFREIKGIMDGTGQPEYDRCVEISTKAAIREMMLPGAIAIITPLVVGFGFKGVFPDASSAEILGGLLAGVTVSGVLMAMFQSNAGGAWDNAKKSFEKGVDIDGKTYFKGSEPHKASVTGDTVGDPFKDTSGPSMNILIKLMSIVSLIIAPHIAVDGAKRHAEVEKQKAPVEVVVKANPTQKVKGS from the coding sequence ATGGAAAACATTATCTACTTAGTGCCACTCTTCGGGGTAGTAGCCCTCCTTTATACGGCTCTACAATCGGCTTGGGTGAGCAAGCAAGCCGCAGGCGACGAGCGCATGACAACCATTGCACGCTATATCGCCGAAGGCGCGATGGCTTTTCTGAAAGCCGAGTACAAGGTATTGGCAGGCTTTGTTGCCCTTGCCAGCGTGGGCTTATTCTATTTGGGCTATACAGGTGAAAATTCGCACCCCTTAGTGGTGGCTTCTTTTGTAATAGGCGCGGTATTTTCTGCCTTAGCAGGCTTTATCGGCATGCGAATCGCAACAAAAGCCAACGTCAGGACGGCAGAAGCCGCCAAAACAAGTCTTTCACAAGCCTTGAAAGTTTCCTTTACTGGGGGCGCAGTGATGGGCATGGGCGTAGCAGGCTTGGCAGTCTTGGGCGTGGGGTCGCTTTTTATCGTCTTTTATTGGCTCTTTGTAAAAAGCACAGGTGCAGCCGTTACAGGATTAGAGATGGAGCGTGCGCTTGAAGTCTTGACAGGCTTCTCTTTGGGGGCGGAAAGCATTGCCCTTTTTGCGCGTGTAGGGGGCGGCATTTATACCAAAGCTGCCGACGTAGGGGCGGATTTGGTAGGAAAAGTAGAAGCTGGTATTCCCGAAGATGACCCTCGCAATCCTGCCACGATTGCCGATAACGTAGGCGATAACGTAGGCGACGTAGCAGGCATGGGGGCAGACCTTTTTGGCTCTTATGTCGCGACGATTTTGGCGGCGATGGTCTTGGGTAGCGAAATGAAAGTGATAGACGAATTTAACGGACTTTCGCCTATTTTACTGCCTATGATGGTAGCAGGCGTAGGGGCGATATTTTCTATGGTCGGCATGCTCTTTGTGCGCGTCAAAGAAGGCGGCAATGTGCAGGGCGCACTCAATATCGGCAACTGGGCTTCGATTGTATTGACGGCAGTGGCGGCTTATTTCCTCATTATGTGGATGTTGCCCCCTAATTTGCAGTTGCGCGGCTATGATTTTACCAACTTGGGAGTCTTTTGGGCTGTCTTTATCGGTCTAATTGTAGGGGCTTTGATGTCTTTGATAACAGAATACTACTGCTCGATGGGAAAAGCCCCTGTCAATTCTATCATACAACAATCTTCTACGGGTGCAGCAACGAACATCATTGCTGGTTTGGCTGTGGGTATGAAATCTACTACAATGCCGATTATTGTCTTGGCGGCAGGGATTGTAGGGGCTTATAGCGTAGCAGGTTTGTATGGCGTAGCGATGGCGGCGGCAGGTATGATGGCGACAACGGGCATGCAATTAGCCATTGATGCCTTCGGTCCCATTGCCGACAATGCAGGGGGGATTGCCGAAATGAGCCACCTTCCCAAAGAAGTGCGCGAGCGTACCGACATCTTAGATGCAGCAGGCAACACGACGGCGGCGATAGGAAAAGGCTTTGCCATTGCTTCGGCTGCCCTTACCTCTTTGGCACTTTTTGCCGCTTTTGTAGGCTTGGCAGGAATCAGTGCGATAGATATTTACAAAGCCCCTGTTTTGGCAGGCTTATTAGTTGGAGCTATGATTCCCTTTATTTTCTCTGCCTTAGCAATTTCGGCGGTAGGAAAGGCGGCAATGGATATGGTAAAGGAAGTGCGCCGTCAGTTTCGCGAAATCAAAGGCATCATGGACGGCACAGGGCAGCCTGAATACGACCGTTGTGTAGAAATTTCTACCAAAGCCGCCATTCGCGAAATGATGCTACCCGGTGCGATTGCGATTATCACGCCCCTTGTGGTAGGTTTTGGCTTCAAAGGAGTCTTTCCTGATGCAAGTTCTGCCGAAATTTTGGGCGGACTTTTGGCTGGCGTTACCGTTTCGGGGGTCTTGATGGCAATGTTCCAATCCAATGCAGGCGGCGCGTGGGATAATGCCAAGAAGTCTTTTGAAAAAGGAGTTGATATCGATGGTAAAACCTACTTCAAAGGCTCTGAACCGCACAAAGCCTCTGTTACGGGCGATACCGTAGGCGACCCTTTCAAAGATACTTCGGGTCCTTCTATGAATATCCTCATCAAACTCATGTCGATTGTTTCGCTTATCATTGCGCCACATATTGCCGTAGATGGGGCAAAACGCCATGCCGAAGTGGAAAAGCAGAAAGCTCCCGTAGAGGTAGTGGTCAAAGCGAATCCTACCCAAAAAGTGAAGGGTTCGTAG
- a CDS encoding MFS transporter: MKEIKLGLKENWQQFVLLVLVNALVGGMVGMERSIFPQFAESQFGVSSKTAVLSFITAFGISKAIANYYTGRLANRLGRRNLLLLGWLLTIPVPFLLLYAPSWAWVIAANVLLGMAQGLTWSSTVVMKIDLVGEKDRGLAMGLNEFAGYLAVGVVAFLTGYLANRYGVLPYPFYVGIFISVVGFFLTLFWIKDTRIFTKKEAQSSANVPLERVFWDTTFHNKTLSSVTQAGLINNLNDGMIWGLLPLLLFSFQYDNENIGIITATYPTVWGIGQLFTGKMSDHFSKKKMLFWGMALQGIAILPLPYVTHFYTLMGLSALLGFGTALVYPTFLATIAAATAPTQRAESIGTFRLWRDLGYAFGAILSGLMADAFGIEVAILTIALLTLFSAGLIAQRMPEKITPL; the protein is encoded by the coding sequence ATGAAAGAAATAAAACTTGGCTTAAAAGAAAATTGGCAACAGTTTGTTCTTTTGGTGCTGGTCAATGCCTTAGTAGGTGGCATGGTCGGCATGGAGCGCAGCATTTTTCCGCAGTTTGCGGAAAGTCAGTTTGGGGTATCTTCCAAAACGGCGGTGCTTTCTTTTATTACCGCCTTTGGTATCAGCAAAGCCATTGCCAACTATTACACAGGCAGATTGGCAAACCGTTTGGGGCGGCGCAATTTGCTACTTTTGGGCTGGCTACTGACAATTCCTGTGCCTTTTTTGCTACTTTACGCGCCTTCTTGGGCTTGGGTCATTGCTGCCAACGTGCTTTTGGGCATGGCGCAGGGCTTGACGTGGAGCAGTACGGTAGTCATGAAAATTGATTTGGTAGGCGAAAAAGATAGAGGCTTGGCAATGGGACTAAACGAATTTGCGGGTTATCTGGCGGTGGGCGTAGTGGCTTTCCTGACGGGCTACCTCGCCAATCGTTATGGGGTGCTGCCCTATCCTTTTTATGTTGGCATTTTTATTTCGGTGGTCGGATTTTTTCTGACGCTTTTTTGGATAAAAGACACACGCATTTTCACCAAAAAGGAAGCCCAAAGCAGCGCAAATGTTCCATTAGAGCGCGTCTTTTGGGATACGACTTTTCACAACAAAACATTGAGTTCGGTTACGCAAGCAGGGCTTATCAATAACCTCAATGATGGCATGATTTGGGGATTGCTGCCCCTTCTACTTTTTTCATTCCAATACGACAACGAAAACATAGGCATCATTACCGCCACTTACCCAACGGTTTGGGGTATCGGACAGCTTTTTACAGGCAAAATGTCTGACCATTTTTCTAAAAAGAAGATGCTTTTTTGGGGCATGGCACTACAAGGAATTGCCATTTTGCCGCTCCCCTACGTTACGCATTTCTACACCCTTATGGGGCTTTCGGCTCTTTTGGGCTTCGGTACTGCCTTAGTGTATCCTACTTTTTTGGCTACGATTGCGGCGGCAACTGCCCCTACACAGCGAGCAGAAAGCATTGGCACTTTTCGCCTATGGCGCGACTTAGGTTATGCTTTTGGTGCAATTCTTTCGGGTCTGATGGCAGATGCTTTCGGTATTGAAGTAGCAATTTTAACTATCGCCTTGCTTACCCTATTTTCGGCAGGGCTGATAGCACAGCGCATGCCTGAAAAAATTACACCTTTGTAG